The following are encoded together in the Streptomyces flavofungini genome:
- a CDS encoding ATP-binding protein, with product MDRVAAEGDIASLVSSGLSVSRAFEGSEEIGAARDLARSFLTDIQAVHGTPVSVRVLSTVQLVVSELVTNARKYAPGPCLLTLEARGGTVDVTVWDSEPALPAILPADPGRIGQHGLEIVMAVCQSLHVQREPVGKRITTAISLTDEPAGDAADRRL from the coding sequence ATGGATCGAGTTGCGGCGGAGGGCGACATAGCGTCGCTGGTCAGCTCGGGTCTGTCGGTGTCCCGTGCCTTCGAGGGCAGTGAGGAGATCGGTGCCGCCCGCGACCTGGCGCGGTCGTTCCTCACCGACATTCAAGCCGTGCACGGGACGCCTGTCTCCGTGCGCGTCCTGAGCACCGTGCAGCTGGTGGTCAGCGAGCTGGTCACCAACGCCCGCAAGTACGCGCCGGGGCCGTGCCTGCTGACGTTGGAGGCCCGGGGCGGGACGGTGGACGTCACGGTGTGGGACAGCGAGCCCGCGCTGCCCGCGATCCTGCCCGCCGACCCGGGCCGGATCGGCCAGCACGGTCTGGAGATCGTGATGGCGGTGTGCCAGAGCCTGCACGTGCAGCGGGAGCCCGTCGGCAAACGGATCACCACGGCGATCTCGCTCACCGACGAACCCGCCGGGGACGCGGCCGACCGCCGACTGTGA
- a CDS encoding non-ribosomal peptide synthetase: MPDHISASTLPQLLESAAQDTTRGITFIGGSFLSYAELRDSARRITQGLRDQGAVPGDRVLIAANDPESFFRAFWGCVLGGLVPCPVAPPADPSRWRNQLDHLRALLDDPLVIASKATHGDLPDIGLRTVTVEELSHAAPESAAPHAPDPGDLTLLMLTSGSTGSSKAVRLTHANLIAAQAGKAGALGLGPADTSLNWISTDHIAAIEAHLLPMFNGADQVMATPATVLADPVEFLRLLAAHRVRVTFTPNFLFGQLNQALARRPPAREEVDLSHVRHIISGGEATVSATVRDFLAALSPYGLRQDVVVPAFGMTETCAGSVFNRDFAARDLFTEFPPLGRPVHGLRVRVTDGEGRVLATTDEPGPTEAGEVQLRGPMVTDGYFGDDEATARAFTADGWFRTGDLGHLDAEGRLTLVGRTKDSIIVNGVNYYSHDLEATLDELDDVRRGQVAAFPIRPGGADSEQLAVAFVPAGDLGDDTAVYRAVVAIRSSTIMHWGFRPQLVLPVTEEQIPRSNLGKIQRTRLRTAVEAGGLDAAVRRASEVSTRFLGAHVAPEGAAETALADIYARVLNVGAVPVTASFFDLGGTSLDVLRLKLEIQAGFGIDDVPMATLLQAPTVRALAGRLTGGQGTGGDAAYDPLVPLQVTGDGTPLFCVHPGLGEVLVFVNLAKYFTGERPFYALRARGFGKGESHFASFDEMVSTYVDAVRRTQPRGPYAVAGYSYGGAVAFEMAKRLEADGDEVRFVGVFNLPPSISGRMNEITFTDGAINLALFLELIGAADVEGLTATLRGLPEADQLAYLIDQAPRSRLTELDLTVERFTAWVNLAQSMVHLGRTYEPSGSVARTQVFYCTPLRGTKEEWLNGQLRHWDDFTRTTNRYIEVDGEHYTLMSPQHVQTFQATLRRELGRALAEETADTGETAATADTTRSH; the protein is encoded by the coding sequence ATGCCGGACCACATATCCGCCTCGACGCTTCCGCAGCTGCTGGAGAGCGCGGCACAGGACACCACCCGAGGCATCACTTTCATCGGCGGCTCGTTCCTGTCCTACGCCGAGCTGCGGGACAGCGCCCGCCGGATCACCCAAGGACTGCGCGACCAGGGCGCCGTCCCGGGAGACCGGGTACTGATCGCCGCGAACGACCCCGAGTCCTTCTTCCGCGCCTTCTGGGGCTGCGTCCTCGGCGGCCTCGTCCCGTGCCCGGTCGCGCCGCCCGCCGACCCGTCCCGCTGGCGCAACCAACTGGACCACCTGCGCGCCCTGTTGGACGACCCGCTGGTCATCGCCTCGAAAGCCACCCACGGCGACCTGCCCGACATCGGCCTGCGGACCGTGACGGTGGAGGAACTGAGCCACGCCGCACCCGAGAGCGCCGCGCCCCACGCCCCCGATCCCGGCGACCTCACCCTCCTCATGCTGACCTCGGGGTCCACCGGCTCCAGCAAGGCCGTCCGGCTCACGCACGCCAACCTCATCGCCGCCCAGGCGGGCAAGGCCGGAGCGCTCGGCCTCGGCCCCGCAGACACCTCGTTGAACTGGATCTCCACGGATCACATCGCCGCGATCGAGGCGCACCTGCTGCCGATGTTCAACGGCGCCGACCAGGTCATGGCCACCCCCGCGACGGTCCTGGCCGACCCGGTGGAATTCCTCCGGCTGCTCGCGGCCCACCGGGTGCGCGTGACCTTCACGCCGAACTTCCTGTTCGGGCAGCTCAACCAGGCGCTCGCCAGGCGGCCCCCCGCGCGGGAGGAGGTGGACCTGTCGCACGTGCGGCACATCATCTCCGGCGGCGAGGCCACCGTCAGCGCGACCGTGCGGGACTTCCTGGCCGCGCTGTCCCCCTACGGGCTGCGCCAGGACGTCGTCGTGCCCGCGTTCGGGATGACCGAGACGTGCGCGGGCAGCGTGTTCAACCGCGACTTCGCCGCCCGGGACCTGTTCACCGAGTTCCCGCCCCTGGGGCGGCCGGTGCACGGCCTGCGCGTCCGCGTCACCGACGGCGAGGGGCGCGTCCTCGCCACCACCGACGAGCCGGGGCCGACCGAGGCGGGCGAGGTGCAACTGCGCGGGCCCATGGTCACCGACGGGTACTTCGGCGACGACGAGGCCACCGCGCGGGCGTTCACGGCCGACGGCTGGTTCCGCACCGGAGACCTCGGACACCTGGACGCCGAAGGCCGGTTGACGCTGGTCGGACGTACCAAGGACTCCATCATCGTCAACGGCGTCAACTACTACAGCCACGACCTGGAAGCGACACTCGACGAGTTGGACGACGTGCGGCGGGGGCAGGTCGCGGCCTTCCCGATCCGGCCCGGGGGAGCCGACTCCGAACAGCTCGCCGTCGCGTTCGTCCCGGCGGGCGACCTCGGCGACGACACCGCCGTGTACCGGGCGGTCGTGGCGATCCGCAGCTCCACGATCATGCACTGGGGGTTTAGGCCCCAGCTCGTCCTGCCCGTCACCGAGGAGCAGATACCCCGCAGCAACCTCGGGAAGATCCAGCGCACCCGGCTGCGCACGGCCGTCGAAGCGGGCGGCCTCGACGCGGCGGTCCGCCGGGCGAGCGAGGTGAGCACCCGGTTCCTCGGCGCCCACGTGGCACCCGAGGGAGCCGCCGAGACCGCGCTGGCCGACATCTACGCCCGCGTCCTGAACGTCGGGGCGGTGCCGGTCACCGCGAGCTTCTTCGACCTCGGCGGCACCTCCCTCGACGTGCTGCGGCTCAAGCTGGAGATCCAGGCCGGATTCGGCATCGATGACGTACCGATGGCGACGCTCCTGCAGGCCCCGACCGTACGGGCCCTCGCCGGGCGCCTCACCGGCGGGCAGGGCACCGGGGGCGACGCCGCGTACGACCCGCTGGTGCCCCTGCAGGTCACCGGGGACGGTACGCCGCTGTTCTGCGTGCACCCCGGCCTGGGGGAGGTGCTGGTGTTCGTGAACCTCGCCAAGTACTTCACCGGTGAACGGCCCTTCTACGCGCTGCGGGCCCGGGGCTTCGGCAAGGGCGAGAGCCACTTCGCCTCGTTCGACGAGATGGTGTCCACCTACGTCGACGCGGTGCGGCGGACCCAGCCCCGCGGGCCCTACGCCGTCGCGGGCTACTCCTACGGCGGCGCGGTCGCCTTCGAGATGGCCAAGCGCCTCGAGGCCGACGGCGACGAGGTGAGGTTCGTCGGCGTCTTCAACCTGCCGCCGAGCATCTCCGGCCGCATGAACGAGATCACGTTCACCGACGGCGCCATCAACCTCGCCCTGTTCCTCGAACTGATCGGCGCCGCCGACGTCGAAGGCCTCACCGCCACACTTCGCGGCCTGCCCGAGGCCGACCAGCTCGCGTATCTGATCGACCAGGCGCCGCGGAGCCGCCTCACCGAACTCGATCTCACCGTCGAGCGGTTCACCGCCTGGGTGAACCTCGCCCAGAGCATGGTGCACCTGGGCCGGACCTACGAACCCTCCGGATCGGTCGCGCGGACGCAGGTCTTCTACTGCACCCCGCTGCGCGGCACCAAGGAGGAGTGGCTGAACGGCCAGCTCCGCCACTGGGACGACTTCACCCGCACCACCAACCGGTACATCGAAGTCGACGGCGAGCACTACACCCTCATGAGCCCCCAGCACGTCCAGACCTTCCAAGCGACCCTGCGGCGCGAACTGGGCCGAGCACTCGCGGAAGAGACCGCAGACACCGGCGAGACCGCCGCCACCGCAGACACGACCAGGAGCCACTGA
- a CDS encoding NAD-dependent epimerase/dehydratase family protein — MHGKKILITGGTGQVARPVAEALAADNEVWCLGRFGDPTAREALEEQGARTFTWDMADGDLADLPRDFTHVLHSAVHRGDRTDFEETARVNAVGTARLMTHCAGAEAFLYVSSGVVYDRADRTHRYREGDPLGGTAPWLPTYPVAKLSAEGVVRGLAEALGLPSVIARLNIAYGPYGHGGVPMILFNEMRRGEPCAVPREGQNYCNLLHTDDVVRQVPLLWEAARAPARVVNWGGDEEVGVTDLLEYMSALTGVPVELDRGDHSRETAIFDHGVRRSLIGDCSVAWKTGIARTLAELFEEYQDRIGEYFDTHLDGERSRHAQAL; from the coding sequence ATGCACGGGAAGAAGATCCTCATCACGGGCGGCACCGGCCAGGTCGCGCGGCCCGTCGCCGAGGCGCTCGCCGCCGACAACGAGGTGTGGTGCCTCGGCCGCTTCGGCGACCCGACCGCCCGCGAGGCCCTGGAGGAGCAGGGCGCGCGCACCTTCACCTGGGACATGGCCGACGGCGACCTGGCGGACCTGCCGCGCGACTTCACCCACGTCCTGCACTCGGCGGTGCACCGCGGCGACCGGACGGACTTCGAGGAGACCGCGCGCGTCAACGCCGTCGGCACGGCGCGCCTCATGACGCACTGCGCGGGCGCGGAGGCGTTCCTGTACGTGTCGTCCGGCGTCGTCTACGACCGCGCCGACCGCACCCACCGCTACCGGGAGGGCGACCCCCTCGGCGGCACGGCCCCCTGGCTGCCGACCTACCCCGTCGCCAAGCTCTCCGCCGAAGGAGTCGTGCGGGGCCTGGCCGAGGCACTCGGGCTGCCCTCGGTGATCGCCCGGCTCAACATCGCGTACGGGCCGTACGGCCACGGCGGCGTCCCCATGATCCTCTTCAACGAGATGCGCCGCGGAGAGCCGTGCGCGGTGCCGCGCGAGGGGCAGAACTACTGCAACCTCCTGCACACCGACGACGTCGTCCGGCAGGTGCCCCTGCTGTGGGAGGCGGCGCGGGCACCCGCGCGGGTCGTGAACTGGGGCGGCGACGAGGAGGTCGGCGTCACGGACCTGCTGGAGTACATGTCCGCGCTCACCGGCGTACCGGTCGAGCTGGACCGGGGCGACCACAGCCGCGAGACCGCGATCTTCGACCACGGCGTCCGCCGGAGCCTGATCGGTGACTGCTCGGTCGCCTGGAAGACCGGCATCGCCCGCACCCTGGCGGAGCTGTTCGAGGAGTACCAGGACCGCATCGGGGAGTACTTCGACACCCACCTCGACGGCGAACGGAGCCGGCATGCGCAGGCCCTGTGA
- a CDS encoding aminotransferase class I/II-fold pyridoxal phosphate-dependent enzyme: MRRPCDLDALQQVLCAALGSADPVALLAQLGQDTEAFTPLDPAVRERPTLIGGGCLYGPTSPVPTPHALAELVRRAEALDAHQILVPGVRRSDDTSALRAAGLVPVPAAPECVVRLTGEVDDVLRTRVGADRLRDVRRRHHAVSQETTWERIRLRDIDGKPWARAAFADLHRRQAERRREHGQHGDHVYNAAALDALAHGALADRTELFLRRRGDTVVQAGLTTASHNGRGVYCLTQAIDHEDAAVRDDLYVATLYQLYADARTSGLEWVHLGRGDAERMRCLGADLFVPLDHWLRAEGVTAAQDGPREPELSRFAAPPVTTVPVPGPARFRHQPRFDTVDLTSNTNPFLGPEGNYPHLDTTELAHTYLSALSALPGHEGVDALGPDHVLFTSGAVDGVMLLLAALASPGESVCVTPPTFPLYTHFARVLRLPLVEVPLRGDDLRDLDLQGILAADPRVTILCDPNNPVGTRLDPDQVHALVTRTDGVVVIDEAYVEFSENPSYAALVARHDNLIVLRTLSKAWGLAGARCGIALAQPGVIEALRRLQVPFGFTDASQRAVRDRLTDAGRALAAVKLIRAERERLAAALDGHPAVDRVFPSETNFLLVRLHKHDLVTERLRDAGIAVADTGHVIPATCRISIGNRRANDALLEALSFAL, encoded by the coding sequence ATGCGCAGGCCCTGTGATCTCGACGCGCTCCAGCAGGTGCTGTGCGCCGCCCTCGGCTCCGCCGACCCCGTGGCCTTGCTGGCCCAACTCGGCCAGGACACCGAGGCGTTCACTCCCCTCGACCCCGCCGTGCGGGAACGCCCGACCCTCATCGGCGGCGGATGCCTGTACGGGCCGACCAGCCCCGTCCCGACCCCGCACGCCCTGGCCGAGCTGGTCCGCAGGGCGGAGGCCCTGGACGCGCACCAGATTCTCGTGCCCGGTGTGCGGCGCAGCGACGACACCAGCGCGCTGCGGGCGGCCGGCCTCGTGCCCGTCCCCGCCGCCCCCGAGTGCGTGGTCCGGCTGACGGGGGAGGTGGACGACGTGCTGCGGACCCGCGTCGGCGCCGACCGGCTCCGCGATGTCCGGCGCCGCCACCACGCGGTGTCCCAGGAGACCACGTGGGAGCGGATCCGCCTGCGCGACATCGACGGGAAGCCCTGGGCGCGCGCGGCCTTCGCCGACCTCCACCGGCGCCAGGCGGAGCGGAGGAGGGAGCACGGGCAGCACGGCGACCACGTCTACAACGCCGCCGCCCTCGACGCCCTCGCCCACGGCGCGCTCGCCGACCGCACCGAGCTGTTCCTGCGCCGTCGCGGCGACACCGTCGTCCAGGCCGGACTGACGACCGCCTCCCACAACGGCCGCGGCGTCTACTGCCTCACGCAGGCCATCGATCACGAGGACGCCGCGGTGCGCGACGACCTCTACGTGGCCACCCTGTACCAGCTGTACGCCGACGCCCGCACCTCCGGCCTGGAATGGGTGCACCTCGGCCGGGGGGACGCCGAGCGCATGCGGTGCCTCGGAGCCGACCTGTTCGTCCCGCTCGACCACTGGCTGCGCGCCGAGGGGGTCACGGCCGCGCAGGACGGGCCGCGGGAACCGGAACTGTCGCGGTTCGCGGCCCCGCCCGTCACGACGGTGCCGGTCCCGGGCCCGGCCCGGTTCCGCCACCAGCCGCGGTTCGACACGGTCGACCTGACGAGCAACACCAACCCGTTCCTCGGACCCGAGGGCAACTACCCCCACCTCGACACGACGGAACTCGCCCACACCTACCTCAGCGCCCTCTCGGCACTGCCCGGCCACGAGGGCGTCGACGCCCTCGGCCCCGACCACGTGCTGTTCACCAGCGGGGCGGTGGACGGCGTCATGCTGCTCCTCGCGGCGCTCGCCTCGCCCGGCGAGAGCGTCTGCGTCACCCCGCCGACGTTCCCGCTGTACACCCACTTCGCCCGCGTCCTGCGCCTGCCCCTGGTGGAGGTGCCGCTGCGCGGCGACGACCTGCGCGACCTCGACCTTCAAGGGATCCTGGCGGCGGACCCACGGGTCACCATCCTGTGCGACCCGAACAACCCCGTCGGGACCAGGCTCGACCCGGACCAGGTGCACGCCCTCGTCACGCGCACCGACGGCGTCGTGGTCATCGACGAGGCGTACGTGGAGTTCAGCGAGAACCCCTCGTACGCCGCCCTGGTCGCCCGGCACGACAACCTCATCGTCCTGAGGACCCTCTCCAAGGCCTGGGGCCTGGCCGGTGCCCGCTGCGGGATCGCCCTCGCACAGCCCGGCGTCATCGAGGCCCTGCGACGGCTCCAGGTGCCCTTCGGGTTCACCGACGCCTCGCAGCGCGCCGTCCGGGACCGGCTGACCGACGCGGGCCGAGCGCTCGCCGCCGTCAAGCTCATCCGCGCCGAACGCGAGCGGCTGGCCGCGGCCCTGGACGGGCACCCGGCGGTGGACCGGGTGTTCCCCTCGGAGACCAACTTCCTGCTGGTCCGCCTGCACAAGCACGACCTGGTGACGGAGCGGCTGCGCGACGCGGGCATCGCCGTCGCCGACACGGGCCACGTCATCCCCGCCACCTGCCGGATCTCCATCGGCAACCGGCGCGCGAACGACGCCCTGCTCGAAGCCCTCTCCTTCGCCCTGTGA
- a CDS encoding LysR family transcriptional regulator, whose translation MNAGSGGAGAVGAGLGAAPEAVRAGRGTPAEAGRGDAADVELRHLRALVAIDAEGTVTDAAIALGVSQPALSRTLRQLESRLSTRLVDRSTRHVALTDAGRRLVEHAHRILRLVDDALAETAADGRPLRIGFAWSALGRYTVPLLRAWRENRPDTAAQVLRRDDPQAALRRGEVDLALLRTEPVPDSDLVCVPLLRERRVAALAVDHTLAGQQAVRLEELSYEPVVICSTAATTAAHLWPTGRRPHTFEVPGVDEWLTTIATGEAVGVTAESAGHSHPHPGVRYVPLTDAPSVTVHLVHPRVPRHPATAEFLDHIRMLLAEATRTESPETTGLPYSQRIPWIPGGGSKSMYWK comes from the coding sequence ATGAATGCTGGAAGCGGGGGTGCGGGAGCCGTGGGGGCCGGACTCGGGGCCGCCCCGGAAGCCGTGCGGGCCGGGCGCGGGACCCCCGCGGAGGCCGGCCGCGGGGACGCCGCCGACGTCGAACTGCGGCATCTGCGGGCCCTCGTCGCGATCGACGCCGAAGGCACCGTCACGGACGCCGCGATCGCCCTCGGTGTCAGCCAGCCCGCGCTGTCGCGCACCCTGCGCCAGTTGGAGAGCCGGCTCAGCACCCGCCTCGTCGACCGCTCGACCCGGCACGTGGCGCTCACGGACGCCGGACGGCGCCTGGTCGAGCACGCGCACCGCATCCTGCGCCTGGTCGACGACGCGCTCGCCGAGACCGCCGCCGACGGACGCCCGTTGCGCATCGGCTTCGCGTGGTCCGCGCTCGGCCGGTACACGGTGCCCCTGCTGCGCGCCTGGCGCGAGAACCGGCCCGACACGGCGGCTCAGGTCCTGCGCCGCGACGACCCACAGGCGGCGCTGCGGCGCGGCGAGGTCGACCTGGCGCTCCTCCGCACGGAGCCCGTGCCGGACAGCGATCTGGTGTGCGTGCCGCTGCTGCGGGAGCGCCGTGTCGCCGCCCTGGCCGTGGACCACACGCTCGCCGGTCAACAGGCCGTCCGCCTGGAGGAGTTGTCGTACGAGCCGGTGGTGATCTGCTCGACGGCCGCCACGACGGCCGCGCACCTGTGGCCGACCGGGCGGCGCCCGCACACCTTCGAAGTGCCCGGTGTGGACGAATGGCTCACCACCATCGCCACCGGTGAGGCCGTCGGCGTCACCGCGGAGAGCGCGGGCCACAGCCACCCGCACCCCGGCGTCCGCTACGTCCCGCTCACGGACGCGCCCTCGGTGACCGTCCACCTCGTGCACCCGCGTGTGCCGCGGCACCCCGCGACGGCGGAGTTCCTCGACCACATCAGGATGCTGCTCGCCGAGGCCACGCGCACGGAGAGCCCTGAGACCACCGGACTGCCCTATTCGCAGCGAATTCCATGGATTCCCGGCGGCGGATCGAAATCGATGTACTGGAAGTGA
- a CDS encoding short chain dehydrogenase has translation MKILLIGAAGKLGAAVHQTLSARGHQLVTVGRSSGDLRHDIADPAQIAALYAAAGPVDAVVSAAGDTPFKPVAKIEPEDYEAAYRGKVLSQIELVRQGVAHVAARGSFTLISGVLADEPIPTGSAASMANGAVEAFVRAAAIEISPQRVNAVSPTVFTESLADYGSFFPGMPPVDLARVTEAYVRSVEGAQTGQVYAVR, from the coding sequence ATGAAGATTCTCCTGATCGGCGCCGCCGGAAAGCTCGGCGCCGCCGTCCACCAGACGCTGTCCGCGCGCGGCCATCAACTCGTCACTGTCGGCCGCAGCAGCGGTGACCTGCGCCACGACATCGCCGACCCGGCCCAGATCGCCGCCCTGTACGCGGCGGCCGGCCCCGTCGACGCCGTCGTGAGCGCCGCGGGCGACACCCCGTTCAAGCCCGTCGCAAAGATCGAGCCCGAGGACTACGAGGCGGCGTACCGCGGCAAGGTCCTCAGCCAGATCGAACTCGTCCGCCAGGGCGTCGCGCACGTCGCCGCCCGCGGGTCCTTCACGCTGATCTCCGGTGTCCTCGCCGACGAGCCGATCCCCACCGGGAGCGCCGCGTCCATGGCGAACGGCGCGGTCGAGGCCTTCGTCCGGGCGGCCGCCATCGAGATCTCCCCGCAGCGCGTCAACGCGGTGAGCCCGACCGTCTTCACCGAGAGCCTGGCGGACTACGGCTCCTTCTTCCCCGGCATGCCGCCCGTCGACCTCGCCCGCGTCACCGAGGCGTACGTCCGCTCCGTCGAGGGCGCGCAGACGGGACAGGTCTACGCCGTGCGGTGA
- a CDS encoding ATP-grasp domain-containing protein, which yields MPTMIVIGYREDLDRALRRRGLDPYYIVQAPAIPPPGRRRTRVADMENVQEVLRAVLAARLHDVAGVLSVHEMGVFGAACLRQQLGLPGNRDARTALYFRDKYLQKSALPPQIKRARCRYVTPGTSHADLVDELGDVFVVKPATGAGSRRTNVVRSPEEFARAVEVLPGQSDVQIVAESFIDAPEVYMDGIWTDGDLLWSSMTRYHLSPLSAEHGAVLAAHILDERRHTALFRRTEEIARQTLSHLGAPDCVFHLEVFVEETGPTFGECAIRLPGALSPDVNQLTFGVDLFDTEISLALGEKPDRSVGHSAPERFHGYLLLRRPEGNTLTQEDFERHFAFDEIQYSSSPDTPLGPYGCVGKAIVSDPDELKLRQRIEDIVRFNELG from the coding sequence ATGCCGACAATGATCGTCATCGGGTACCGGGAGGATCTCGACCGGGCGCTGCGGCGCCGGGGCCTGGACCCCTACTACATCGTGCAGGCCCCGGCGATCCCGCCGCCCGGGCGAAGGCGCACGCGCGTCGCCGACATGGAGAACGTCCAGGAAGTCCTGCGGGCCGTGCTCGCCGCGCGCCTCCACGATGTGGCCGGTGTGCTGAGCGTGCACGAGATGGGCGTGTTCGGGGCGGCCTGTCTGCGGCAGCAGCTCGGCCTTCCCGGCAACCGGGACGCGAGGACGGCTCTGTACTTCCGGGACAAGTACCTGCAGAAGAGCGCGCTGCCGCCGCAGATCAAGCGGGCGCGTTGCCGATACGTCACCCCGGGCACCTCGCACGCGGACCTCGTCGACGAGCTGGGTGACGTCTTCGTCGTCAAACCGGCGACCGGCGCCGGTTCCCGGCGGACGAATGTCGTGCGTTCCCCGGAGGAGTTCGCGCGAGCCGTCGAAGTGCTTCCTGGGCAGTCGGACGTACAGATCGTCGCCGAGTCCTTCATCGACGCGCCGGAAGTCTATATGGACGGTATCTGGACCGACGGCGATCTCCTGTGGTCGTCGATGACCCGCTATCACCTCTCACCGCTGAGTGCGGAACACGGCGCCGTGCTTGCCGCACACATCCTCGACGAACGACGGCACACAGCGCTTTTCCGGCGGACGGAGGAAATCGCCCGACAGACGCTCTCCCACTTGGGCGCGCCCGACTGCGTCTTCCACTTGGAAGTGTTCGTCGAGGAAACCGGGCCGACCTTCGGCGAGTGCGCCATCCGGCTGCCGGGGGCGCTGTCTCCGGACGTCAACCAATTGACGTTCGGCGTCGATCTCTTCGACACCGAGATCAGCCTCGCGCTCGGAGAGAAACCGGACCGGTCCGTGGGCCACAGCGCGCCGGAGCGTTTCCACGGCTATCTCCTGCTGCGTCGCCCCGAGGGAAACACCCTCACGCAAGAGGACTTCGAGCGTCATTTCGCCTTCGACGAGATCCAGTACTCGTCGTCGCCCGACACTCCACTCGGCCCGTACGGCTGCGTCGGAAAGGCGATCGTGTCCGACCCGGACGAACTGAAGCTGCGGCAGCGGATCGAGGACATCGTGCGCTTCAACGAGCTCGGCTGA
- a CDS encoding cytochrome P450 family protein, with product MDPAGGCPHADNARLLAEGAVADVVLPGDVPGAVVLGYEALKEFLAHPEVAKGAAHFTALSRGAIPDGWPLRTFATVPGMTTADGDDHRRLRTLVSKAFSARRAERLRPRIETLTAELLDRLADAAVDGGGTADLRASFALPLPMGVICELLGVDPEHRDLLHHLSNQVVSTAIGPQEATAANRAMTEALAAVVASRTEHPGDDLTSALIAARDEDGDRLSPQELIGTLLLMIIAGHETTLNLITNAVRALCAHRDQLHLVRSGRADWTDVVEETLRWDSPVSYFPFRYPTRDLTLHGTLIPQGTPVLAGYSAAGRDTAAYGPDAHLFDVTRPARTTGSTRHLSLGHGAHYCLGAPLARMEATIALERLFTRFPDLDLAVPEAELARNEGFVGNSVRELPVRPTG from the coding sequence ATGGACCCGGCCGGAGGCTGCCCGCACGCGGACAACGCCCGGCTGCTCGCGGAAGGCGCCGTGGCCGACGTCGTGCTCCCCGGCGACGTGCCGGGCGCGGTCGTCCTGGGATACGAGGCACTGAAGGAGTTCCTCGCCCATCCCGAAGTCGCCAAGGGCGCCGCGCACTTCACCGCGCTGAGCCGGGGCGCGATCCCCGACGGCTGGCCGCTGCGGACCTTCGCCACCGTCCCGGGCATGACCACCGCCGACGGGGACGACCACCGGCGGCTGCGCACGCTGGTGAGCAAGGCGTTCTCCGCGCGCCGGGCGGAGAGGCTGCGGCCACGGATCGAGACGCTGACCGCCGAGCTCCTGGACCGCCTCGCCGACGCCGCCGTCGACGGGGGCGGGACCGCCGACCTGCGCGCCTCCTTCGCCCTGCCGCTGCCGATGGGCGTGATCTGCGAACTGCTCGGCGTGGACCCCGAACACCGCGACCTCCTGCACCATCTGTCGAACCAGGTGGTGAGCACGGCCATCGGACCGCAGGAGGCGACAGCCGCCAACCGCGCGATGACCGAAGCCCTCGCCGCCGTCGTCGCGAGCCGCACCGAGCACCCCGGCGACGACCTGACCAGCGCGCTCATCGCGGCCCGCGACGAGGACGGCGACCGGCTGAGCCCGCAGGAGCTGATCGGCACCCTCCTGCTGATGATCATCGCTGGTCACGAGACCACGCTGAACCTGATCACCAACGCTGTCCGCGCGCTCTGCGCCCACCGCGACCAACTCCACCTCGTCCGCTCGGGAAGGGCCGATTGGACGGACGTCGTCGAGGAGACCCTGCGCTGGGACAGCCCCGTCAGCTACTTCCCGTTCCGCTACCCGACCCGCGACCTCACCCTGCACGGCACCCTCATCCCCCAGGGCACCCCCGTCCTCGCCGGATACTCCGCCGCCGGACGCGACACGGCGGCGTACGGCCCCGACGCGCACCTCTTCGACGTCACCAGGCCCGCCCGGACCACCGGATCCACGCGGCACCTCTCCCTCGGGCACGGCGCGCACTACTGCCTGGGCGCGCCCCTGGCCAGGATGGAGGCGACGATCGCCCTGGAGCGCCTGTTCACACGCTTCCCCGACCTCGACCTTGCCGTCCCCGAGGCCGAACTCGCCCGGAACGAGGGCTTCGTGGGCAACAGCGTGCGGGAGCTGCCCGTGCGTCCGACGGGCTGA